Proteins encoded in a region of the Rhodospirillaceae bacterium genome:
- a CDS encoding DMT family transporter, translating into MVGSGSRAGGNFLTGTTEDNPPLAAALLVGSLFLLGLQDVLIKFTSSDLSLWHFQFFRAFFNMSLLLIFLRGLPPTPKRFWAVALRSFLLCGAMVCFFSGIPFLSLADIAAGLYVFPLFIAVLSGLVLGEKVGPRRVIAILIGFSGTLLILKPGTDSFTPFSLMPVFAAMFYACTILTTRKLCRDESPVTLAFGVAIAFLILGFLGLLSFSNQPFAEMAQAWPYLFTGWHSIDLWVYGIIAICSALNVSANVSLAKAYQTAEASWLAPFDYSYLVFATFWGIVIWGDVPDGLMVIGMILIAGSGGFVAWRERQEAKVPITR; encoded by the coding sequence ATGGTAGGCAGCGGTTCGCGAGCAGGCGGAAATTTTTTAACCGGTACGACAGAAGACAATCCGCCACTGGCGGCGGCACTTCTGGTTGGCTCCTTGTTCCTGCTTGGTTTACAGGACGTCTTGATCAAATTTACCAGCTCTGACCTTTCTTTATGGCATTTTCAGTTCTTCCGGGCGTTCTTCAATATGTCGCTGTTGTTGATTTTTCTGCGTGGATTGCCGCCGACACCAAAGCGCTTTTGGGCAGTGGCGCTGCGCAGTTTTTTGCTGTGCGGGGCGATGGTTTGCTTTTTCTCGGGCATACCGTTTTTAAGCCTGGCTGATATCGCCGCCGGTTTGTATGTGTTCCCCCTGTTTATTGCCGTACTGTCGGGGCTGGTGCTTGGCGAAAAAGTTGGCCCCCGCAGGGTGATCGCGATTTTGATCGGCTTTAGCGGCACCCTGCTTATTCTCAAGCCCGGTACAGACAGTTTTACGCCTTTCTCCCTGATGCCTGTTTTCGCCGCCATGTTCTATGCCTGCACAATTCTTACGACGCGCAAGCTTTGCCGCGATGAGTCACCCGTTACCCTGGCGTTTGGCGTCGCCATCGCCTTTCTGATTTTGGGTTTCCTCGGCCTGCTTTCATTCAGCAATCAGCCGTTTGCCGAAATGGCCCAGGCATGGCCTTATCTTTTTACGGGTTGGCACAGCATCGATCTGTGGGTTTACGGGATTATCGCGATCTGTTCGGCGCTCAATGTATCGGCCAACGTCAGTCTGGCCAAAGCCTATCAAACTGCTGAGGCCAGCTGGCTGGCTCCCTTTGATTATTCATACCTGGTGTTTGCGACTTTTTGGGGGATCGTGATCTGGGGTGATGTGCCCGATGGTTTGATGGTCATCGGCATGATCCTGATCGCAGGATCAGGCGGCTTCGTCGCCTGGCGGGAACGTCAGGAAGCCAAAGTCCCGATCACCCGCTGA
- a CDS encoding Abi family protein has protein sequence MISRGMGVADAKEAEFYLEHIGYYRLSGYTHPFKTGGVGPDKNDFKDGTTFEEVLDRYIFDRKLRLHVMDAVERVEIAIRSALSNSIATRHGPHWYLDPDLFNCDSVDDNGNALFLHGSYITEIKKQIDHRRRGQNSDVFIKHYYDEYDNPEMPPSWMIFESVSFGVISRTFKFLAYSEHKRICDDFGLRHDALSSWVHSISYVRNLCAHHSRLWNRKFTIKPYAAKAYRADLKPNDKIYAQLFVMQILLERIAPENHWALRLAELFDEHPNIPLGSMGFPANWRERNIWRLKEEQDSAGFPLWKKIYRCFFSKLD, from the coding sequence ATGATCTCACGTGGTATGGGTGTGGCGGATGCTAAGGAGGCAGAGTTTTACCTTGAGCATATAGGCTATTATCGTCTCTCTGGTTATACACATCCCTTTAAAACAGGTGGGGTTGGACCCGACAAAAATGATTTTAAGGACGGGACAACCTTTGAAGAAGTTCTTGATCGGTACATCTTTGATAGAAAACTTCGCCTTCATGTAATGGATGCAGTGGAGCGGGTTGAGATTGCAATTAGATCAGCCTTGTCTAACTCCATTGCTACGCGTCATGGCCCTCACTGGTATTTAGACCCAGATTTGTTCAATTGTGATTCTGTTGATGATAACGGTAACGCTTTGTTTCTTCATGGCAGTTACATTACCGAAATTAAAAAGCAGATTGACCATCGGCGTCGTGGTCAAAACTCGGATGTGTTTATCAAGCACTATTACGATGAATATGATAACCCTGAAATGCCTCCATCATGGATGATTTTTGAGTCTGTTTCTTTTGGCGTTATCTCGAGAACGTTTAAGTTTTTGGCGTATTCTGAACATAAAAGAATTTGTGATGATTTTGGATTGCGGCATGACGCCCTGAGCTCCTGGGTTCACAGCATCTCATATGTTCGAAATTTATGTGCCCATCATTCGCGATTATGGAACCGTAAATTTACGATCAAGCCATATGCTGCAAAAGCCTATAGAGCTGACCTCAAACCAAATGATAAAATTTACGCCCAGTTATTTGTGATGCAAATCCTTCTTGAGAGGATTGCGCCAGAGAATCATTGGGCCTTACGGTTAGCTGAGTTATTTGATGAGCATCCAAATATTCCGTTAGGGTCAATGGGTTTTCCGGCAAATTGGAGGGAGCGTAATATATGGAGGTTGAAAGAAGAACAGGATTCGGCAGGCTTTCCACTTTGGAAGAAGATATATAGATGTTTCTTTTCCAAGTTGGACTAG
- the murA gene encoding UDP-N-acetylglucosamine 1-carboxyvinyltransferase: MDRILIRGARRLTGTIHIGGAKNAALPLLAACLLSEKTLTLSNLPHLADVSTMAHLLADFGVKISMNGTSGGGGNHGRVFELNAADVSKTTAPYDLVRKMRASVLVLGPLLARFGKARVSLPGGCAIGTRPVDLHLKALAQMGAEIELNEGYIEAAAPDGLKGAHIVFPMVTVGGTENLLMAAALADGETTLANAAREPEVTDLAHCLVAMGAEIDGIGSDTLRIIGKKELHGADYTVVPDRIETGSYAVAAAVTDGDLTLKGTRLDLIDAVADILRQAGVEISEVDDGIRVRRGAGGLKGVDVMTEPYPGFPTDMQAQLMVLMSVAQGASMMTETIFENRYMHVPELSRMGADVNVHGASAIIRGGSGLKGAQVMATDLRASVSLVLAALAAEGETEINRVYHLDRGYERLEEKLAACGADIERVK; this comes from the coding sequence ATGGACCGAATACTGATTCGCGGCGCCAGGCGATTAACCGGCACGATCCACATCGGCGGCGCTAAAAATGCAGCCTTGCCACTACTGGCTGCCTGTTTGCTGTCAGAGAAGACGCTGACCCTGTCCAACCTGCCCCATCTGGCCGATGTCTCGACCATGGCCCACTTGCTGGCTGATTTTGGCGTCAAAATCTCCATGAACGGCACCAGTGGTGGCGGCGGCAATCATGGCCGGGTGTTTGAACTTAATGCCGCCGATGTCAGCAAAACCACGGCCCCTTATGATCTGGTTCGCAAAATGCGCGCCTCGGTGCTGGTGCTTGGTCCCCTGCTGGCCAGATTTGGCAAGGCCAGGGTGTCCTTGCCCGGCGGTTGCGCCATCGGCACCCGACCGGTCGACCTGCACTTGAAGGCGCTTGCCCAAATGGGCGCGGAAATAGAACTTAATGAAGGCTATATTGAAGCCGCCGCCCCGGACGGACTGAAAGGGGCCCATATCGTCTTTCCCATGGTCACTGTCGGCGGCACCGAAAATTTACTCATGGCGGCGGCGCTGGCAGACGGTGAAACCACCCTTGCCAATGCGGCGCGCGAACCGGAAGTCACGGATCTGGCCCACTGCCTTGTCGCCATGGGTGCCGAAATTGACGGTATCGGCAGCGACACCTTGCGCATTATCGGTAAAAAAGAACTGCACGGTGCCGATTACACCGTCGTCCCGGACCGCATTGAGACCGGCAGTTACGCCGTCGCGGCGGCGGTCACCGATGGCGACCTGACCCTGAAAGGCACCCGACTGGACCTGATCGACGCGGTCGCCGATATTCTCAGGCAGGCCGGTGTTGAAATCAGCGAAGTTGATGACGGCATTCGGGTGCGCAGGGGGGCAGGGGGGCTTAAGGGCGTCGATGTGATGACCGAACCCTATCCGGGCTTTCCCACCGATATGCAGGCCCAGTTGATGGTTTTGATGTCGGTCGCCCAGGGGGCGTCAATGATGACCGAAACCATTTTTGAAAACCGCTACATGCATGTGCCTGAATTGTCGCGCATGGGCGCGGACGTCAATGTGCACGGCGCGTCGGCCATTATTCGTGGTGGAAGCGGCCTGAAAGGCGCGCAGGTTATGGCGACGGACCTCAGGGCATCCGTCTCACTCGTCCTGGCAGCCCTGGCGGCAGAGGGCGAGACGGAAATCAACCGCGTCTACCACCTGGACAGGGGGTATGAGCGGCTCGAAGAAAAACTCGCCGCCTGTGGCGCAGATATAGAACGGGTCAAATGA
- a CDS encoding cold-shock protein, giving the protein MSVGTVKWFNPTKGFGFIEPEEGGNDAFVHISAVQKAGMDTLREGQKVEFELVPGDGGRSSAENLVAID; this is encoded by the coding sequence ATGTCTGTTGGTACTGTTAAATGGTTTAACCCGACAAAGGGGTTTGGTTTTATTGAACCTGAAGAAGGGGGCAATGACGCTTTCGTACATATCTCTGCCGTTCAAAAGGCTGGCATGGATACGCTTCGCGAAGGTCAAAAAGTAGAATTCGAACTCGTTCCCGGGGATGGTGGACGTAGCTCGGCTGAAAACCTGGTTGCTATCGACTAG
- a CDS encoding ATP phosphoribosyltransferase, giving the protein MSKPEEKLVLALPKGRILKEVMPLLHAAGIEPEPAFSDEGARQLRFATNRPGLDIIRVRSFDAATFVAFGAAHLGIVGGDVLMEFDYPEIYAPLDLGIGYCRMAVAEPKEMVGNDDPTTWSHVRVATKYPAITSRHFARRGVQAECIKLNGAMELAPILGLCRRIVDLVSSGDTLRANGLVEIEHIAEITSSLTVNRAAWKTRPDEIGQLIEDFRKALAKSQPVLETV; this is encoded by the coding sequence ATGTCCAAGCCTGAAGAAAAACTTGTCCTGGCCCTGCCCAAGGGACGTATCCTTAAAGAAGTGATGCCCCTGTTGCATGCCGCCGGAATAGAGCCCGAACCGGCTTTTAGCGATGAGGGTGCGCGTCAGTTGCGTTTCGCAACAAACAGGCCCGGTCTTGATATCATCCGGGTGCGCAGCTTTGATGCGGCGACCTTCGTCGCCTTCGGGGCCGCCCATCTTGGCATTGTCGGTGGCGACGTGCTGATGGAATTTGATTATCCTGAAATCTATGCACCCCTTGATCTGGGCATTGGTTACTGCCGCATGGCCGTCGCCGAACCCAAGGAAATGGTAGGCAATGATGACCCGACAACCTGGAGCCATGTTCGTGTCGCCACCAAATACCCGGCGATCACCAGCCGTCACTTTGCGCGCCGCGGTGTTCAGGCAGAATGCATCAAACTAAACGGGGCCATGGAACTGGCGCCGATACTGGGATTGTGTCGCCGCATTGTCGATTTGGTGTCCAGCGGCGATACCTTGCGCGCCAACGGGCTTGTCGAGATTGAACACATTGCCGAAATCACCTCGAGCCTGACGGTCAACAGAGCGGCCTGGAAAACCCGCCCTGACGAAATCGGTCAGTTGATCGAGGATTTCCGCAAGGCGCTGGCTAAATCCCAACCAGTGCTCGAGACGGTCTGA
- the hisD gene encoding histidinol dehydrogenase → MTTRLKTADNHFADAFATFLTAKRDNEADVNDTVTTILADVRARGDAAVVELTRRFDGFELSTDGMAIGADEIDAAMKQCDPALLAALELAAERISDFHKRQIPEDLDYADAAGIRLGYRWTAVAAAGLYVPGGTAAYPSSVLMNALPAKVAGVERLVMVVPTPGGVLNPLVLAAARVAGIDEIYRIGGAQAVGALAYGTATIAPVDKIVGPGNAYVAAAKRQVFGTVGIDMIAGPSEILVVADADNDPNWIAMDLLSQAEHDKLAQAILITDDEGFAERVAAAVEGALKTLPRADIAGQSWRDFGALIVVGNLDEAIPLIDRIAPEHLELAVADPDRLAARVCNAGAIFLGRYAPEALGDYLAGPNHVLPTDGSARFSSGLGVLDFLKRSSLIGADAESLATVGPAAVLLAEAEGLDAHARSIALRLNRRSEE, encoded by the coding sequence ATGACGACCCGCCTGAAGACGGCCGACAATCATTTCGCCGACGCCTTTGCGACATTCCTGACGGCCAAGCGCGATAACGAGGCGGATGTGAACGATACGGTCACGACCATCCTTGCCGATGTGCGGGCCCGTGGCGACGCAGCGGTTGTCGAGTTGACCCGGCGCTTCGATGGTTTTGAGTTGAGCACAGACGGGATGGCCATCGGCGCGGATGAAATCGACGCCGCGATGAAACAGTGCGATCCTGCATTGCTGGCGGCACTTGAACTTGCCGCCGAGCGTATTTCCGATTTTCATAAACGCCAGATACCCGAAGATCTGGATTACGCCGATGCCGCCGGCATACGTCTGGGTTATCGGTGGACGGCTGTCGCCGCTGCCGGATTGTACGTTCCGGGTGGCACCGCTGCCTACCCGTCGTCCGTGTTGATGAACGCCCTGCCGGCAAAGGTCGCCGGCGTTGAGCGCCTGGTCATGGTGGTGCCGACGCCGGGCGGTGTGCTCAATCCACTGGTCCTGGCGGCTGCCCGCGTCGCCGGTATTGACGAGATTTACCGTATCGGCGGTGCCCAGGCCGTCGGCGCCCTGGCTTACGGCACAGCCACCATTGCCCCGGTCGACAAGATCGTTGGCCCTGGAAACGCTTACGTAGCGGCTGCCAAGCGGCAGGTCTTCGGAACTGTCGGCATCGATATGATTGCCGGTCCTTCGGAAATTTTGGTTGTTGCCGACGCTGACAACGACCCGAACTGGATTGCCATGGATTTACTGTCCCAGGCAGAGCACGATAAATTAGCGCAAGCGATCCTGATAACTGATGATGAGGGTTTTGCGGAGCGCGTCGCGGCGGCAGTTGAGGGGGCGCTAAAAACTTTGCCCAGGGCCGATATCGCAGGCCAGAGTTGGCGCGATTTTGGCGCCCTTATCGTTGTTGGTAATTTGGATGAAGCGATCCCTTTGATTGACCGCATTGCCCCTGAACATCTTGAATTGGCGGTTGCTGATCCTGACAGGTTGGCGGCAAGGGTGTGCAACGCCGGAGCCATCTTCCTTGGCCGGTACGCCCCTGAGGCACTGGGGGATTATCTGGCCGGTCCCAATCACGTCCTGCCGACCGATGGCAGCGCCCGGTTCTCGTCGGGGTTGGGAGTGCTTGATTTCCTCAAGCGAAGTTCCCTCATTGGCGCCGATGCCGAAAGTCTGGCCACTGTCGGCCCCGCCGCTGTTTTGCTGGCCGAAGCAGAGGGCCTGGACGCGCACGCCCGCTCCATCGCCCTGCGACTGAACCGGCGCTCAGAGGAATAA
- a CDS encoding UPF0262 family protein produces the protein MADQQRIAEIFLDERSVVSRSAQVDHERKVAIYDLLEENRFKLTGDFPGPFHLHLSIAENRLIFDVRDTDDKELARFTQPLSPLRSVVKDYFMVCDSYFKAIKVSSPSQIEAIDMGRRGLHNEGADILKERLAEKVDIDTDTARRLFTLICVLHIRV, from the coding sequence GTGGCAGACCAGCAAAGGATAGCGGAAATATTCCTGGACGAACGCAGCGTCGTCAGCCGCTCCGCACAAGTCGACCACGAACGCAAAGTGGCGATTTATGATTTGCTTGAAGAAAACCGCTTTAAGCTGACCGGCGATTTTCCTGGCCCCTTCCACCTGCATCTGTCAATTGCCGAAAACCGGCTGATCTTTGATGTCAGGGATACCGATGATAAGGAATTGGCGCGCTTTACCCAGCCTCTTAGCCCTTTGCGGTCGGTCGTCAAAGACTACTTCATGGTCTGTGACAGCTATTTCAAGGCCATCAAAGTCTCTTCCCCCTCGCAGATCGAAGCCATCGATATGGGTCGCAGGGGGCTGCACAACGAGGGTGCGGATATTCTTAAAGAACGGCTTGCCGAAAAAGTTGATATTGATACAGACACGGCAAGGCGCCTGTTCACCCTGATTTGTGTTCTTCATATCAGGGTGTAG
- a CDS encoding arsenate reductase ArsC: MSDLPSAVLFSCTMNSVRSPMAEGILKHLHGHRIYVDSAGVRQGEIDGFVIEVMDEIGIEISKHNSKTFDDLEDDSFDIVISLSPEAQHKAVEMTRVMACEVEFWNTFDPTIIEGSREIRLDAYRQVRDQLMAKIKARFPVEAAAHV, translated from the coding sequence ATGTCAGATCTTCCTTCAGCCGTCCTGTTTTCCTGCACCATGAATTCGGTGCGTTCGCCCATGGCCGAAGGTATTCTCAAACATCTGCACGGACATCGTATTTATGTTGATTCTGCGGGTGTCAGACAGGGTGAAATCGACGGGTTCGTTATTGAAGTCATGGACGAGATCGGTATCGAGATTTCCAAACACAATTCCAAAACCTTTGATGACCTTGAAGATGACTCCTTTGACATTGTCATTTCGCTATCGCCGGAAGCCCAGCATAAAGCGGTCGAAATGACCCGCGTCATGGCTTGTGAGGTCGAATTCTGGAACACATTTGACCCGACGATTATTGAAGGTAGCCGGGAAATCAGGCTCGATGCCTACCGTCAGGTTCGCGATCAACTGATGGCAAAAATAAAAGCGCGTTTCCCCGTCGAGGCGGCGGCTCACGTTTGA